One region of Chelonoidis abingdonii isolate Lonesome George chromosome 14, CheloAbing_2.0, whole genome shotgun sequence genomic DNA includes:
- the LOC116839748 gene encoding histone H2A type 2-C-like — protein sequence MSGRGKQGGKARAKAKFPSSQPGLQLPVGRVHLLLRKGNYAERVGAGAPVYMAMVLEYLTAEILELAGNTARDNKKTRIIPRHLQLAIRNNEELNKLLVKVMITQDGVLPNIQAMLLPKKTESHKDKDKSK from the coding sequence ATGTCAGGCCGGGGAAAGCAGGGAGGCAAAGCCAGGGCTAAGGCGAAGTTTCCTTCTTCACAGCCtgggctacagctcccagtgggtCGAGTGCACCTCTTGCTTCGCAAAGGTAATTATGCTGAGCGGGTGGGGGCTGGAGCTCCGGTCTATATGGCCATGGTGTTGGAGTATCTGACTGCTGAGATTCTGGAACTGGCTGGCAACACTGCTCGGGACAACAAGAAAACCAGGATCATCCCCCGTCACCTGCAGCTTGCCATCCGTAACAACGAGGAGCTCAATAAGCTCCTGGTGAAAGTGATGATCACTCAAGATGGTGTCCTACCTAACATCCAGGCCATGCTGCTACCCAAGAAAACTGAGAGCCACAAGGACAAGGACAAGAGCAAGTAA